CATTCTTGATGTGGATGGGCAATTTCGGTCCCGATGCAATCTCGAGCTTGTAGATCTTGATaaacttgaagaagaagatgtgaTGACCCTTAAAATGATGATACAGCAGCATCAACGGCACACAAACAGCTTGCTGGCCAGTCAAGTACTGGCTGATTTTGGCAATCTTTTGCCTAAGTTTATCAAGGTTATCCCAAGAGAGTACAAGCGTGTTCTTGCAAATATGAAAGACGAAGCCTCCAAACAGGATGCCGCTGACGAAGCTGAGCAAGACGAACCAGAGTTAATTGAGAAAGATGCTTTTGAAGAACTTAAGAAGTTGgcagcatcatcatcattaaaTGGGAAATCCAATCAGGTAATTGAACTTTTTACTCTTAAATTTGAGTTCTGCATCCCCACCTCTCCCCTCCCCTCCCTCCCCTCTATGTTTTTAACTTTTGGTTTCCTTCCGGTTGCTTTTCTAACTCGCTATGCTACTATTTGGAACCTCAATTCTCTGATCTTTGTATAGTATTGACATGGTTTCCTGTTGGGACAATTGTGGGACAATTGAAGAAAGTCTTCATATCATTACAAGCCCACTTGGGTCACATTTGTACACAGAAatattgatttgattatttGGATTTTACTTTCTGGTAACCACTATGGATTGCATAATCAAAAGAGGTTCTAATATGAGAGTTATATTTGCAGACGGTAGAGGATTCTGAAATATTTAAGAGGCCTTCTCAGGTCAGCGATGCTGTCAAACATCGCGGTTTTATTTCTTATGAGCGTGAGGGCGTTCAATATAGGGATCCTAATGTTCGGATGAATGACTGGAAGGAAGTTATGGAGGAAACTCAACCTGGACCGCTATTAAAGACTCAGTCAGCCCGTTGCATGGACTGTGGCACTCCTTTCTGCCATCAGGTAGGAACTTGTATCTTTTTTTGACCCATTTTGCTCATTATCAAGCATTATCTAGTTACGGATACACTGCCTCTACTAATTCTgatatttcaaataaaattgcaGGAGAACTCTGGATGTCCTCTTGGTAACAAAATACCCGAGTTCAATGAGTTGGTGTACCAGAATAGGTGGCATGAAGCATTAGAAAGACTTCTAGAGACAAATAACTTCCCTGAGTTTACTGGTCGAGTTTGCCCGGCACCTTGTGAAGGTTCCTGTGTTCTGGGTATTATTGAGAATCCTGTATCTATCAAAAGCATCGAATGTGCCATCATAGACAAGGCTTTTGAGGAAGGTTGGATGGTTCCACGACCTCCTCTCAAGAGAACTGGGTATACTTTTCTTCTCAGCCTAAGAGCGATGCTATCTTGGATTGTCTTGCCAGAATATGTtgagttatttttcattttgtagaTTCTCTATGCATGATTCATCAGTTTGATGTGTTTATAATTACAGGAAAAGGGTTGCCATTGTTGGAAGCGGACCAGCTGGTCTAGCTGCTGCTGATCAACTAAACAGATTAGGCCATACGGTGACTGTGTATGAGCGTGCTGATAGAATTGGAGGGCTCATGATGTATGGAGTTCCTAATATGAAGGCTGACAAAGTGGATATAGTTCAACGGCGGGTTAACCTTATGGCTGAGGAAGGTGTCAACTTTGTGGTTAATGCTAGTGTTGGAAATGATCCTTTGTACTCGCTTGATCGCCTTCGAGAGGAGAATAATGCCATTATTTTAGCAGTAGGAGCAACAAAACCAAGGTAACTTATAATTGTGTAATGTTGTTGTTTCTAaggtattattttaatatggtTAACAGtagtgaaatttaaaaaaaaaaaattttttggGTGCAGGGACCTTCCTGTACCAGGGCGAGAGTTGTCAGGTGTTCATTTTGCTATGGAGTTCCTTCACGCAAACACCAAAAGCTTACTAGATAGCAATCTTCAGGATGGTAACTATATTTCTGCTAAGGGCAAGAAAGTTGTGGTAATTGGTGGAGGTGACACTGGCACTGATTGCATAGGAACATCCGTTAGACATGGCTGTAGTAGCATCATAAATTTGGAGCTTCTCCCTCAGCCACCACGAACAAGGGCTCCAGGAAACCCTTGGCCACAGGTTGGATTTTTGTGAATCTCTGGTTGCTCTTGGGATCGATCTATTTGTGATTTCCTTGGCTTGtcaatttcattgtttgtGGTTCTCTGCATGCACGTTAGGTTATGAAATGTCATGAAGTTGGATTGCTTGCTTTAAATAGAAGAAATGCCATTGAGTTTTGTCAtgtgtttctttattttggttttgcagTGGCCTCGTGTATTCCGGGTAGATTACGGGCACCAAGAAGTTGCAGCTAAGTTTGGCAAAGATCCAAGATCTTATGAGGTGCTTACTAAGAGATTTGTGGGAGATGAGAATGGGGCTGTGAAAGGACTTGAGCTGGTTAGTGTCAAATGGGAGAAGGATGCTACTGGGAAGTTCCAATTCAAGGAAATCGAGGGCTCTGAGGAGATCATTGAGGTTGACCTAGTCCTACTAGCAATGGGTTTCCTTGGACCTGAGGCGGTTAGTATCTTCAATTGCTATTCCAGTGGTTCAAGTTGCTTAAAAGTTCAAATACATttgtaaaatatttatcatgttttttcttcttcttctcactGGTTACTTTGTGTTTGGTTTGGCAGACGGTAGCAGAGAAGTTGGGGTTGGAGCGTGACAATCGCTCAAACTACAAGGCGGAGTATGGTCGGTTCTCAACCAATGTGGATGGGGTATTTGCAGCTGGGGACTGCCGGCGTGGTCAATCCCTGGTGGTGTGGGCAATCTCAGAGGGGCGGCAAGCTGCTGCACAAGTTGACAAATACCTCTCCATTGAGGAAGAGGACGACCACACCATTAGCAATGGCAGCcatgaaaatattttgaaaaggcATCAAGATCTTAGCAAGAGGAACACAGGTAGTAGCAAACACACAGTGATGACATAGATGACATGATCATCAAGATTTTTACTAAAGAACCAAGACAGCAGCAAGCAAATACAGTGACAGCGACACAGAAACATATGGCTTGTTTCGATTTTGGAAGGAAGTTTCAAGATTGATTAGCCTCATGGGTGAACCACTTCGTTCGTGATGCGATGGAGCTGAGGCCAGAAGGGACAGCAGAAGCAGGAGGTGGCGGCTTCACTTTTGGGGGCAACAAAGCCTTTCTATTCTCGCATAATCAAAGTAGTTTTTTCAGCGGAGCCTGGGTATAGGTTTTAGAACATTTCTTTGTTTATAGTTTTACCCGGGTCTTTTTTGCGTGGTTGTTTTAAAGGAATAATGTACAGTTTTGGTTCTTCACCAATTATTtaagattatatatatgatggggaattattattatgttttaaGAGCAGAAAATCAACCAAACTGGCGCTCTCAGAACATCAATCGAATTGCAATGCTTTAAGTTTAGCATGTGGATTTATTTCCTGATGAATGAATACGGAAATAGAGAGCATCAAGGCcaacaagttttttttgtgcATATCTTAATAACAAGACTAGAAGAAGACAACATCTTTCTCTGCAACCCTACTCAAACTCCCAAGTTGTCGTTTTGAAACACGGTGTTTCTCCACTTTCCTCcatcatcaaattcaaattcaaaatcaaatgcaTCCACCCAACtgcaaaataaacaaacaaaatcaacatAACCCAACTTTTCGATTTCTCAAATACTAACGTCTTGTGTCTGTggtctatatatatgtataaaataGAATGGCTTCTATTTCCTTGGCCAAGACAGGTGTACGTTCTGGCTGAAGAGAAGCTTTCCCTCCCGCTGCAGCGTTTTTGGGTGGTGCTGGGACATCTGACTCTATACTTTCAGTTTCATGCTGAGCCTGTGAACAAGTAGAACctaaacacacacacatacattgTCGACAATTTATCATAATGCCAATGAAAAgaaacacaacacaaccaaaaGTTAGCACAacagatccctacatttgacATAGCACTGTATCTGTATTCCTATAAATGCCATGCTAAGGTTCTATTTGAATGGTCGGATCCCAAAATCCATGGATTCAGATGACATTTTAAGATAAAATTGTTTGTATATGTATGAACTGATACAAGAGGCTAAGATAATCATAAGAAATATAATACCAAGTTTTATTTGACAA
Above is a window of Prunus persica cultivar Lovell chromosome G2, Prunus_persica_NCBIv2, whole genome shotgun sequence DNA encoding:
- the LOC109947579 gene encoding uncharacterized protein LOC109947579 isoform X1, producing the protein MKTKQGIPACGGDGEGHILKRIARIKFPQRHPKSSTSGSTCSQAQHETESIESDVPAPPKNAAAGGKASLQPELGWMHLILNLNLMMEESGETPCFKTTTWEFE
- the LOC109947579 gene encoding uncharacterized protein LOC109947579 isoform X2 produces the protein MKTKQGIPACGGDGEGHILKRIARIKFPQRHPKSSTSGSTCSQAQHETESIESDVPAPPKNAAAGGKASLQPERTPVLAKLGGCI